A portion of the Mauremys reevesii isolate NIE-2019 linkage group 18, ASM1616193v1, whole genome shotgun sequence genome contains these proteins:
- the SF3A1 gene encoding splicing factor 3A subunit 1, with product MPAGPVQALPPAQPAPQEGKQPEDEPKEEVAPAKPVVGIIYPPPEVRNIVDKTASFVARNGPEFEARIRQNEINNPKFNFLNPNDPYHAYYRHKVSEFKEGKAQEPSAAIPKVMQQQQSAQQQLPQKVQAQVIQETVVPKEPPPEFEFIADPPSISAFDLDVVKLTAQFVARNGRQFLTQLMQKEQRNYQFDFLRPQHSLFNYFTKLVEQYTKILIPPKGLLIKLKKEAENPREVLDQVCYRVEWAKFQERERKKEEEEKEKERVAYAQIDWHDFVVVETVDFQPNEQGNFPPPTTPEELGARILIQERYEKFGESEEVEMEVESDEEDEKQEKTEETPSQLDQDTQVQDMDEGSDDEDESQKVPPPPETPMPPPLPPTPDQVIVRKDYDPKASKPLPPAPAPDEYLVSPITGEKIPASKMQEHMRIGLLDPRWLEQRDRSIREKQSDDEVYAPGLDIESSLKQLAERRTDIFGVEETAIGKKIGEEEIQKPEEKVTWDGHSGSMARTQQAAQANITLQEQIEAIHKAKGLVPEDDSKEKIGPSKPNEMPQPPPPSAASNPPSNAPPITSVPRPPSMPPPVRTTVVSAVPVMPRPPMTSVVRIPPGSVIAAPMPPIIHAPRINVVPMPPSGPPMMAPRPPPMIVPTAFVPAPPVAPVPAPAPMPPHPPPPMEDEPVSKKPKSEDSLMPEEEFLRRNKGPVTVKVQVPNMQDKTEWKLNGQVLVFTLPLSDQVSVIKVKIHEATGMPAGKQKLQYEGIFIKDSNSLAYYNMVSGSVIHLALKERGGRKK from the exons CCAGAAGATGAGCCAAAGGAGGAAGTGGCACCAGCCAAACCTGTTGTGGGAATTATTTACCCTCCTCCAGAAGTCAGGAATATTGTGGACAAGACTGCCAGCTTTGTAGCCAG aaaTGGCCCAGAGTTTGAAGCTCGAATCCGTCAGAATGAAATAAATAACCCCAAGTTCAATTTCCTGAATCCCAATGATCCCTACCATGCATACTACCGGCACAAAGTCAGTGAGTTCAAAGAGGGCAAGGCACAGGAGCCCTCGGCTGCCATCCCCAAGGTCATGCAACAGCAGCAAAGTGCTCAGCAACAGCTTCCCCAGAAG GTACAGGCTCAGGTGATCCAGGAGACAGTCGTTCCAAAGGAGCCACCTCCAGAGTTTGAGTTCATCGCAGATCCTCCCTCAATCTCAGCCTTCGACTTGGATGTGGTGAAGCTGACTGCGCAGTTCGTAGCTCGGAATGGCCGGCAGTTCCTGACTCAGCTGATGCAGAAAGAACAGAGGAATTACCAGTTTGACTTCCTGCGCCCACAGCATAGCCTTTTTAACTACTTCACCAAACTGGTTGAGCAGTACACCAAG ATCTTGATCCCGCCTAAAGGCTTACTTATCAAACTCAAGAAGGAGGCTGAAAATCCTAGAGAAGTCCTGGATCAG GTGTGCTACAGGGTGGAGTGGGCCAAGTTCCAGGAACGAGAGAggaagaaggaagaggaggagaaggagaaggaacgTGTTGCTTATGCCCAGATTGATTGGCATGACTTTGTAGTTGTGGAAACAGTGGACTTCCAGCCCAATGAGCAAG GGaacttccctcctcccaccactcCTGAGGAGCTGGGGGCTCGCATACTGATCCAGGAGCGCTATGAGAAGTTTGGTGAAAGTGAGGAAGTGGAGATGGAGGTGGAGTCAGATGAAGAAGATGAAAAGCAAGAGAAGACAGAGGAGACCCCATCTCAACTAGACCAAGACACACAAGTGCAGGATATGGATGAG GGCTCAGATGACGAAGATGAGAGTCAGAAAGTTCCacctcctccagagaccccaaTGCCACCACCTCTTCCTCCAACTCCAGATCAGGTCATTGTGCGGAAAGACTACGATCCCAAAG CCTCCAAGCCATTaccaccagcaccagcaccagaTGAATATCTTGTGTCTCCCATCACTGGAGAGAAGATTCCTGCCAGTAAAATGCAAGAACACATGCGAATCGGCCTTCTGGATCCCCGCTGGCTGGAGCAGCGGGATCGGTCTATCCGTGAGAAACAGAGTGATGACGAGGTCTATGCCCCAG GTTTAGATATTGAGAGCAGCTTGAAACAGCTGGCTGAGCGTCGTACCGATATCTTTGGTGTGGAAGAGACTGCTATCGGTAAAAAGATTGGAGAAGAGGAGATCCAGAAACCAGAGGAAAAG GTGACCTGGGATGGCCACTCTGGCAGCATGGCCCGCACACAGCAGGCTGCTCAGGCCAATATCACCCTGCAAGAGCAAATTGAGGCTATCCATAAGGCCAAGGGGCTGGTGCCAGAAGATGACAGCAAGGAGAAGATTGGTCCCAGCAAGCCCAATGAGATGCCCCAGCCTCCACCTCCCTCCGCAGCATCAAATCCCCCATCTAATGCTCCCCCAATCACATCTGTGCCACGCCCTCCATCG ATGCCGCCTCCTGTTCGCACCACGGTTGTTTCTGCAGTTCCTGTCATGCCTCGTCCCCCTATGACTTCTGTGGTCCGTATACCCCCAGGCTCTGTTATCGCAGCCCCCATGCCACCAATAATACATGCCCCACGCATCAATGTTGTCCCGATGCCGCCATCTGGTCCCCCCATGATGGCCCCTCGCCCGCCTCCCATGATAGTACCAACAG CATTtgtcccagcccctcctgtggctccagtccctgccccagcaccaatgcctcctcaccccccaccacccATGGAGGATGAACCTGTGTCTAAGAAACCAAAAAGTGAGGACAGCCTGATGCCAGAGGAGGAGTTCCTGCGCAGGAACAAG gGTCCAGTCACAGTTAAAGTTCAGGTTCCCAACATGCAGGACAAGACTGAATGGAAACTGAATGGCCAGGTGCTGGTGTTCACCCTTCCACTCTCCGATCAG GTCTCTGTAATAAAGGTTAAGATCCACGAGGCCACAGGGATGCCAGCAGGGAAACAGAAGCTGCAGTATGAG GGCATTTTCATCAAGGACTCCAATTCTCTGGCTTACTACAACATGGTAAGTGGTTCCGTGATTCACTTGGCACTCAAAGAAAGAGGAGGCAGGAAGAAGTAG